The following proteins are encoded in a genomic region of Oncorhynchus keta strain PuntledgeMale-10-30-2019 chromosome 6, Oket_V2, whole genome shotgun sequence:
- the LOC118385171 gene encoding claudin-7-B-like — protein sequence MANSGLQILGFALSLLGLIGLIVGTILPQWKMSAYVGDNIITAVSMYQGLWMSCAFQSTGQIQCKVYDSILQLDSALQATRALMIVGIIVTVAGLGVATMGMKCTNCGGDDKNKKSRIAMTGGIVLLIGSLCATIACSWYANNIIKEFYNPFAPVNSKYEFGSAIFIAWAGAFLDIIGGAMLAATCPKGKPKVKYPIASTRPPSSSKEYV from the exons ATGGCCAACTCGGGACTCCAGATTTTGGGGTTTGCCCTGTCGCTACTGGGTCTGATCGGGTTAATTGTCGGCACAATCCTTCCGCAGTGGAAAATGTCCGCCTATGTCGGGGACAACATCATCACAGCGGTGTCTATGTACCAGGGATTATGGATGTCTTGTGCATTTCAGAGTACCGGCCAGATCCAATGCAAAGTCTATGACTCAATTCTGCAACTTGACT CTGCACTCCAGGCAACGCGTGCCCTGATGATTGTGGGCATCATTGTGACCGTGGCTGGACTGGGTGTGGCCACCATGGGAATGAAGTGCACAAACTGTGGGGGAGATGACAAAAACAAGAAGTCTCGCATCGCCATGACCGGTGGCATCGTCCTGCTGATTGGAT CTCTGTGTGCAACTATCGCCTGCTCGTGGTATGCTAACAACATCATCAAGGAGTTCTACAACCCATTCGCCCCTGTTAACTCCAA GTATGAGTTTGGTTCAGCCATCTTCATTGCCTGGGCTGGAGCATTCCTGGACATAATTGGTGGTGCCATGCTTGCAGCAACCTGCCCCAAGGGCAAACCTAAGGTCAAATACCCCATCGCCTCCACTCGTCCCCCCAGTAGCAGCAAGGAGTACGTTTGA
- the si:dkey-112a7.4 gene encoding uncharacterized protein si:dkey-112a7.4 codes for MWDEVCAMDAQGSWSAQRQRYLSHRHKKYLPVSCMLYCCGSKDKEKQRPDAAEVLRILETETEKNRKSQESAPQPLDMYGIAAIPELLPPSGVLQPSSVIPLESGEVPGLWNGFNRGVLSFDSPQRRRGQRAPKLGQIGRSKRVVIEDDDLDDVMKHNGLPISINISPVA; via the exons ATGTGGGATGAGGTTTGCGCAATGGACGCACAAGGGTCTTGGTCTGC CCAGCGACAACGATATTTATCTCATCGACACAAAAAATATCTGCCGGTATCCTGCATGTTGTACTGTTGTGGAAGCAAGGACAAGGAGAAGCAGCGCCCGGACGCTGCAGAGGTGTTGAGAAttctagagacagagacagagaaaaaccGAAAGAGCCAAGAAAGCGCACCTCAACCACTGGACATGTACGGAATAGCGGCAATACCCGAGCTTCTACCACCCTCTGGCGTCCTCCAGCCCAGCTCAGTAATCCCACTCGAGTCGGGTGAGGTGCCTGGTTTGTGGAACGGATTCAACAGGGGTGTGCTGAGTTTTGACTCCCCCCAGCGGAGACGAGGCCAACGGGCCCCGAAGTTAGGGCAAATAGGACGGTCGAAGAGAG tggttatagaggatgACGACTTGGATGATGTCATGAAACACAATGGCCTCCCCATATCAATCAATATCTCTCCTGTTGCCTGA